One part of the Lemur catta isolate mLemCat1 chromosome 13, mLemCat1.pri, whole genome shotgun sequence genome encodes these proteins:
- the LOC123649294 gene encoding olfactory receptor 14A16-like, with the protein MTNLTVVTEFILMGFSTNQNMYVLHSVLFSLIYVCALMGNVLIIMITTLDHHLHIPMYFFLKNLSFLDLCLISVTAPKSIANSLINDNSISFLGCVSQVFMLLFSASAELLLLTVMSLDRYAAICHPLHYDIIMNRGTCVQAVAVSWVYGGLIAVMHTAGTFSLSYCRSNMVYQFFCDIPQLLAISCSENLMREIVPIFINVVLDFCCFIFIIITYVYIFSTVKKIPSTEGQSKAYSTCFPHLVVVVLFLSTGFVAYLKPTSGSSFISDVVISVFYTMIPPTLNPIIYSLRNKAMKMALQMLIRGNLTKK; encoded by the coding sequence ATGACAAATCTCACAGTTGTGACTGAATTTATCCTCATGGGGTTTTCTACCAATCAGAATATGTACGTTTTGCATTCAGTGCTCTTCTCGTTGATATACGTGTGTGCCCTGATGGGGAATGTGCTCATTATCATGATCACAACTTTGGACCATCATCTGCACATTCCCATGTATTTCTTCTTGAAGAATTTATCTTTCTTGGATCTCTGCCTTATTTCAGTAACGGCCCCCAAATCCATTGCCAATTCTTTGATAAACGACAACTCCATTTCATTCCTTGGCTGTGTTTCCCAGGTCTTTATGTTGCTTTTTTCAGCATCTGCAGAGCTGCTCCTCCTCACAGTGATGTCCTTAGACCGCTATGCTGCCATATGCCACCCCCTGCACTATGACATCATCATGAACAGGGGCACCTGTGTGCAGGCAGTAGCTGTGTCTTGGGTGTATGGGGGTCTGATTGCTGTGATGCACACAGCTGGTACCTTCTCCTTATCTTACTGTAGGTCCAACATGGTCTATCAGTTCTTCTGTGACATCCCCCAGTTATTAGCTATTTCTTGCTCAGAAAATTTAATGAGAGAAATTGTGCCCATCTTCATTAATGTGGTTTtggatttctgttgttttatattCATCATCATTACCTATGTCTATATCTTCTCCACTGTCAAGAAGATTCCTTCCACAGAAGGCCAGTCGAAAGCTTACTCCACTTGCTTTCCCCACCTGGTAGTGgttgtattatttctttccacTGGTTTCGTTGCTTATCTGAAGCCGACTTCAGgatcctcttttatttctgatgttGTAATTTCTGTGTTCTATACCATGATACCCCCAACCTTGAATCCCATCATATACAGTTTAAGAAACAAGGCCATGAAGATGGCTCTGCAGATGTTGATAAGGGGAAATCTCACCAAAAAGTAA